One Brassica napus cultivar Da-Ae chromosome C2, Da-Ae, whole genome shotgun sequence DNA window includes the following coding sequences:
- the BNAC02G33830D gene encoding uncharacterized protein BNAC02G33830D, translating to MLGAGFQLTRGRHGEDHFYKSAKGARKPNHRADQLRRAQSDVSNGRSANPKQRENESPSGPTNLERFLEAVTPSVPAHYSPKTSLRERKADDDDDKVPYFVLGDVWESFAEWSAYGAGVHLVLNNKDRVIQYYVPSLSGIQIYADPHALSSSLKARRLSDDSSSDVSTDSDSERVTAGMDHVSLRDQLLEDSSSDDGERLGSQGRLMFEYLERDLPYIREPLADKVSDLAARFPELKTLRSCDLLPSSWFSVAWYPIYKIPTGPTVKDLDACFLTYHSLHTPVAGPSSAQPMSLVQPIESEKMSLPVFGLASYKFRGFVWTQNGGSEHQLVNSLFQAADKLLRSCHVSHPDLLFFCRR from the exons ATGCTAGGCGCTGGGTTTCAGTTGACGAGGGGACGACACGGCGAAGACCATTTCTACAAATCAGCCAAAGGGGCTCGTAAGCCCAATCACCGCGCCGATCAGCTACGGAGAGCTCAAAGCGACGTCTCTAACGGCCGATCAGCTAACCCCAAGCAACGCGAGAACGAGTCTCCTTCTGGGCCGACTAATCTTGAACGCTTCTTAGAGGCCGTCACACCATCTGTGCCGGCCCACTACTCACCCAAG ACGTCGTTACGGGAAAGAaaagctgatgatgatgatgataaagttCCTTACTTTGTGCTCGGAGATGTCTGGGAGTCGTTTGCGGAGTGGAGCGCCTACGGGGCAGGAGTGCATCTTGTTTTGAACAACAAGGATCGTGTTATTCAGTACTATGTGCCTTCCTTGTCGGGGATTCAGATATACGCGGATCCTCATGCGTTGAGTTCGTCTCTTAAAGCAAG GCGGCTTAGCGACGATTCTAGTAGCGATGTCAGCACCGATAGTGATTCTGAAAGGGTTACTGCTGGGATGGACCATGTATCGTTGAGAGATCAGCTTCTGGAAGACTCGTCGAGTGATGATGGTGAACGTTTAGGTTCTCAAGGTCGTTTGATGTTTGAGTATCTTGAAAGAGACCTTCCTTACATCCGTGAACCTCTGGCTGATAAG GTCTCTGACCTTGCTGCTCGGTTTCCTGAGCTAAAGACGCTAAGAAGCTGTGACTTACTTCCTTCAAGCTGGTTTTCTGTGGCATG GTACCCAATTTACAAAATACCCACAGGACCTACAGTTAAAGACCTGGATGCTTGCTTCTTGACGTATCATTcccttcacacaccggttgcaG GTCCAAGCAGTGCACAACCAATGAGCCTTGTGCAGCCCATAGAGAGTGAGAAAATGTCATTGCCAGTATTTGGGCTCGCTTCATATAAGTTCAGAGGTTTTGTATGGACACAAAATGGAGGCTCTGAGCACCAGCTAGTAAACTCCCTCTTCCAAGCTGCTGACAAGTTGCTGCGTTCATGTCATGTTAGCCACCCTGATTTGCTCTTCTTCTGCCGCCGCTGA
- the LOC106381917 gene encoding sulfhydryl oxidase 2 isoform X3, protein MSLAHLVLFAGLLSLVIVASSSSSSPGSRSILRDISGENADQKDRAVELNSSNFDSVLRDTPAKYAVVEFFAHWCPACRNYKPHYEKVARLFNGPDAIHPGIVLMTRVDCAMKTNTKLCDRFSVSHYPMLFWGPPSKFVSGSGEPKKEKSEIVVIDDARTAERLLKWINKQTHSSYGLDDKKFENEHVRTNITDYKQAVYDIEEATAEAFDIILSNKVIKSSETSASFIRFIQLLAAHHASRRCRKGAAEILVNYDDLCPSGKCSYESSGGKDTLGSFPICGKDLPRGYYMFCRGSRNDTRGFSCGLWVLFHSLSVRIEDGESHFAFSTICDFVNNFFMCDECRLHFNDMCLSVKTPFKKVRDFVLWVWSTHNKVNERLMKDEASLGSGDPEFPKIIWPPRALCPSCYLSSDEKSIEWDHDNVYKFLKSYYGPKLVSLYKEKSVVGSKEETVSATAEDLTVATNALVVPVGAALAIAVASCAFGALACYWRTQQKNRKPRRSWN, encoded by the exons ATGTCTTTAGCACATCTGGTTCTGTTCGCCGGTTTACTCAGCCTTGTAATAGtcgcgtcttcttcttcttcttctccgggcTCACGCTCAATTCTCCGAGATATATCCGGTGAAAACGCCGATCAGAAAGACAGAGCTGTCGAATTGAACAGTTCCAACTTCGATTCAGTTCTTCGCGACACCCCAGCCAAGTATGCCGTCGTCGAGTTCTTCGCTCACTG GTGTCCTGCCTGCAGAAACTACAAG CCTCATTATGAGAAGGTGGCAAGGCTTTTCAATGGACCAGACGCGATACATCCTGGAATCGTTTTGATGACGAGAGTTGATTGTGCAATGAAG ACGAATACCAAGCTCTGTGACAGGTTCTCTGTTTCGCAttacccaatgctcttctgggGTCCTCCATCGAAGTTTGTCTCTGGCAGTGGGGAACCTAAAAAGGAGAAAAGCGAGATTGTTGTTATCGATGATGCCCGCACAGCTGAGCGTTTGCTTAAATGGATTAACAAGCAGACACATAG CTCTTATGGCCTGGATGATAAGAAGTTCGAAAATGAACATGTCCGGACAAATATAACAGACTACAAACAG GCTGTGTATGACATTGAGGAAGCAACCGCAGAAgcttttgatataattttatcaaacaAG GTCATTAAATCATCTGAAACAAGTGCGTCATTTATTAGATTTATCCAGCTTCTAGCAGCACATCATGCCTCCAGGAG GTGTCGGAAGGGAGCTGCAGAGATTCTAGTGAACTACGATGACTTATGCCCTTCTGGAAAATGCTCTTACGAATCATCTGGAGGGAAAGATACCCTTGGAAGCTTCCCTATTTGTGGAAAGGATCTTCCTCGTGGATATTAC ATGTTTTGCCGTGGCAGCAGGAACGATACTCGTGGATTCAG CTGCGGATTATGGGTTCTGTTTCATTCACTTTCCGTGAGGATCGAGGATGGAGAAAGCCATTTTGCATTCTCCACAATATGTGATTTCGTCAACAACTTCTTCATGTGTGATGAATGCCGACTTCATTTCAACGACATGTGCCTAAG TGTAAAGACTCCATTCAAAAAGGTGCGTGACTTCGTCTTGTGGGTGTGGAGCACGCACAACAAGGTCAACGAGAGACTCATGAAGGACGAAGCTTCTCTCGGTAGTGGTGACCCCGAGTTCCCCAAGATCATATGGCCACCGAGGGCCCTTTGCCCATCCTGCTATCTCTCGAGTGACGAGAAAAGCATAGAGTGGGACCACGACAATGTCTACAAGTTCTTGAAGAGTTACTATGGGCCCAAGCTCGTCTCCCTTTACAAGGAAAAGAGTGTCGTGGGGAGCAAGGAAGAGACCGTCTCAGCCACCGCCGAAGACTTGACAGTAGCCACCAACGCTCTGGTTGTGCCGGTTGGAGCTGCGTTGGCAATAGCAGTCGCCAGCTGTGCATTTGGGGCGCTTGCTTGTTACTGGAGAACACAGCAGAAGAACCGAAA GCCGAGGAGAAGCTGGAACTGA
- the LOC106381917 gene encoding sulfhydryl oxidase 2 isoform X2, protein MSLAHLVLFAGLLSLVIVASSSSSSPGSRSILRDISGENADQKDRAVELNSSNFDSVLRDTPAKYAVVEFFAHWCPACRNYKPHYEKVARLFNGPDAIHPGIVLMTRVDCAMKTNTKLCDRFSVSHYPMLFWGPPSKFVSGSGEPKKEKSEIVVIDDARTAERLLKWINKQTHSSYGLDDKKFENEHVRTNITDYKQISQAVYDIEEATAEAFDIILSNKVIKSSETSASFIRFIQLLAAHHASRRCRKGAAEILVNYDDLCPSGKCSYESSGGKDTLGSFPICGKDLPRGYYMFCRGSRNDTRGFSCGLWVLFHSLSVRIEDGESHFAFSTICDFVNNFFMCDECRLHFNDMCLSVKTPFKKVRDFVLWVWSTHNKVNERLMKDEASLGSGDPEFPKIIWPPRALCPSCYLSSDEKSIEWDHDNVYKFLKSYYGPKLVSLYKEKSVVGSKEETVSATAEDLTVATNALVVPVGAALAIAVASCAFGALACYWRTQQKNRKPRRSWN, encoded by the exons ATGTCTTTAGCACATCTGGTTCTGTTCGCCGGTTTACTCAGCCTTGTAATAGtcgcgtcttcttcttcttcttctccgggcTCACGCTCAATTCTCCGAGATATATCCGGTGAAAACGCCGATCAGAAAGACAGAGCTGTCGAATTGAACAGTTCCAACTTCGATTCAGTTCTTCGCGACACCCCAGCCAAGTATGCCGTCGTCGAGTTCTTCGCTCACTG GTGTCCTGCCTGCAGAAACTACAAG CCTCATTATGAGAAGGTGGCAAGGCTTTTCAATGGACCAGACGCGATACATCCTGGAATCGTTTTGATGACGAGAGTTGATTGTGCAATGAAG ACGAATACCAAGCTCTGTGACAGGTTCTCTGTTTCGCAttacccaatgctcttctgggGTCCTCCATCGAAGTTTGTCTCTGGCAGTGGGGAACCTAAAAAGGAGAAAAGCGAGATTGTTGTTATCGATGATGCCCGCACAGCTGAGCGTTTGCTTAAATGGATTAACAAGCAGACACATAG CTCTTATGGCCTGGATGATAAGAAGTTCGAAAATGAACATGTCCGGACAAATATAACAGACTACAAACAG ATTTCTCAGGCTGTGTATGACATTGAGGAAGCAACCGCAGAAgcttttgatataattttatcaaacaAG GTCATTAAATCATCTGAAACAAGTGCGTCATTTATTAGATTTATCCAGCTTCTAGCAGCACATCATGCCTCCAGGAG GTGTCGGAAGGGAGCTGCAGAGATTCTAGTGAACTACGATGACTTATGCCCTTCTGGAAAATGCTCTTACGAATCATCTGGAGGGAAAGATACCCTTGGAAGCTTCCCTATTTGTGGAAAGGATCTTCCTCGTGGATATTAC ATGTTTTGCCGTGGCAGCAGGAACGATACTCGTGGATTCAG CTGCGGATTATGGGTTCTGTTTCATTCACTTTCCGTGAGGATCGAGGATGGAGAAAGCCATTTTGCATTCTCCACAATATGTGATTTCGTCAACAACTTCTTCATGTGTGATGAATGCCGACTTCATTTCAACGACATGTGCCTAAG TGTAAAGACTCCATTCAAAAAGGTGCGTGACTTCGTCTTGTGGGTGTGGAGCACGCACAACAAGGTCAACGAGAGACTCATGAAGGACGAAGCTTCTCTCGGTAGTGGTGACCCCGAGTTCCCCAAGATCATATGGCCACCGAGGGCCCTTTGCCCATCCTGCTATCTCTCGAGTGACGAGAAAAGCATAGAGTGGGACCACGACAATGTCTACAAGTTCTTGAAGAGTTACTATGGGCCCAAGCTCGTCTCCCTTTACAAGGAAAAGAGTGTCGTGGGGAGCAAGGAAGAGACCGTCTCAGCCACCGCCGAAGACTTGACAGTAGCCACCAACGCTCTGGTTGTGCCGGTTGGAGCTGCGTTGGCAATAGCAGTCGCCAGCTGTGCATTTGGGGCGCTTGCTTGTTACTGGAGAACACAGCAGAAGAACCGAAA GCCGAGGAGAAGCTGGAACTGA
- the LOC106381917 gene encoding sulfhydryl oxidase 2 isoform X1, with product MSLAHLVLFAGLLSLVIVASSSSSSPGSRSILRDISGENADQKDRAVELNSSNFDSVLRDTPAKYAVVEFFAHWCPACRNYKPHYEKVARLFNGPDAIHPGIVLMTRVDCAMKTNTKLCDRFSVSHYPMLFWGPPSKFVSGSGEPKKEKSEIVVIDDARTAERLLKWINKQTHSSYGLDDKKFENEHVRTNITDYKQDVDLPQISQAVYDIEEATAEAFDIILSNKVIKSSETSASFIRFIQLLAAHHASRRCRKGAAEILVNYDDLCPSGKCSYESSGGKDTLGSFPICGKDLPRGYYMFCRGSRNDTRGFSCGLWVLFHSLSVRIEDGESHFAFSTICDFVNNFFMCDECRLHFNDMCLSVKTPFKKVRDFVLWVWSTHNKVNERLMKDEASLGSGDPEFPKIIWPPRALCPSCYLSSDEKSIEWDHDNVYKFLKSYYGPKLVSLYKEKSVVGSKEETVSATAEDLTVATNALVVPVGAALAIAVASCAFGALACYWRTQQKNRKPRRSWN from the exons ATGTCTTTAGCACATCTGGTTCTGTTCGCCGGTTTACTCAGCCTTGTAATAGtcgcgtcttcttcttcttcttctccgggcTCACGCTCAATTCTCCGAGATATATCCGGTGAAAACGCCGATCAGAAAGACAGAGCTGTCGAATTGAACAGTTCCAACTTCGATTCAGTTCTTCGCGACACCCCAGCCAAGTATGCCGTCGTCGAGTTCTTCGCTCACTG GTGTCCTGCCTGCAGAAACTACAAG CCTCATTATGAGAAGGTGGCAAGGCTTTTCAATGGACCAGACGCGATACATCCTGGAATCGTTTTGATGACGAGAGTTGATTGTGCAATGAAG ACGAATACCAAGCTCTGTGACAGGTTCTCTGTTTCGCAttacccaatgctcttctgggGTCCTCCATCGAAGTTTGTCTCTGGCAGTGGGGAACCTAAAAAGGAGAAAAGCGAGATTGTTGTTATCGATGATGCCCGCACAGCTGAGCGTTTGCTTAAATGGATTAACAAGCAGACACATAG CTCTTATGGCCTGGATGATAAGAAGTTCGAAAATGAACATGTCCGGACAAATATAACAGACTACAAACAG GATGTTGATTTGCCACAGATTTCTCAGGCTGTGTATGACATTGAGGAAGCAACCGCAGAAgcttttgatataattttatcaaacaAG GTCATTAAATCATCTGAAACAAGTGCGTCATTTATTAGATTTATCCAGCTTCTAGCAGCACATCATGCCTCCAGGAG GTGTCGGAAGGGAGCTGCAGAGATTCTAGTGAACTACGATGACTTATGCCCTTCTGGAAAATGCTCTTACGAATCATCTGGAGGGAAAGATACCCTTGGAAGCTTCCCTATTTGTGGAAAGGATCTTCCTCGTGGATATTAC ATGTTTTGCCGTGGCAGCAGGAACGATACTCGTGGATTCAG CTGCGGATTATGGGTTCTGTTTCATTCACTTTCCGTGAGGATCGAGGATGGAGAAAGCCATTTTGCATTCTCCACAATATGTGATTTCGTCAACAACTTCTTCATGTGTGATGAATGCCGACTTCATTTCAACGACATGTGCCTAAG TGTAAAGACTCCATTCAAAAAGGTGCGTGACTTCGTCTTGTGGGTGTGGAGCACGCACAACAAGGTCAACGAGAGACTCATGAAGGACGAAGCTTCTCTCGGTAGTGGTGACCCCGAGTTCCCCAAGATCATATGGCCACCGAGGGCCCTTTGCCCATCCTGCTATCTCTCGAGTGACGAGAAAAGCATAGAGTGGGACCACGACAATGTCTACAAGTTCTTGAAGAGTTACTATGGGCCCAAGCTCGTCTCCCTTTACAAGGAAAAGAGTGTCGTGGGGAGCAAGGAAGAGACCGTCTCAGCCACCGCCGAAGACTTGACAGTAGCCACCAACGCTCTGGTTGTGCCGGTTGGAGCTGCGTTGGCAATAGCAGTCGCCAGCTGTGCATTTGGGGCGCTTGCTTGTTACTGGAGAACACAGCAGAAGAACCGAAA GCCGAGGAGAAGCTGGAACTGA
- the LOC106381919 gene encoding uncharacterized protein LOC106381919: MGDHFVLLVDRLITEATIEEAIQSRNRMLQGNAPVEEECRILDEKTLEKLRNGDLKMVQCRICHDEDLDSNMESPCSCSGSLKYAHRKCVQRWCNEKGDTTCEICHQEFKPGYTAPSPLLELGHVPLHFRGNWGVSQREHRFITVVPADPTFLDDHHQYPLSSSTSFICCRSLVLIFMALLILRHTLPLVLTGSNLHVFPLFTLLFLRILGIVLPIYIVTKAVATCRRHSQTLETSDSEDSSDEEVELWRFPQTQSYIVGVP; this comes from the exons ATGGGAGATCATTTCGTGCTCCTGGTGGATCGGTTGATAACAGAAGCGACGATTGAGGAAGCTATTCAGAGCAGGAACCGTATGTTGCAAGGCAACGCACCCGTTGAGGAGGAATGTAGAATCCTGGACGAGAAAACACTTGAGAAGCTGCGTAATGGAGATTTGAAGATGGTGCAGTGTAGGATTTGTCACGACGAGGATTTGGATTCAAATATGGAGTCTCCTTGTTCTTGCAGCGGTAGCTTGAAG tATGCACATAGGAAGTGCGTGCAGAGATGGTGTAACGAGAAAGGAGACACCACTTGCGAGATTTGCCATCAG GAGTTTAAGCCGGGCTATACAGCACCATCTCCATTGTTAGAGTTAGGTCATGTTCCTCTTCATTTCAGGGGAAACTGGGGAGTGTCTCAACGTGAGCATCGTTTCATCACAGTTGTACCTGCAGATCCCACTTTCCTCGACGACCATCATCAATATCCTCTTTCTTCCTCTACAAGCTTCATCTGTTGCCGTTCCCTTGTTCTCATC TTCATGGCTCTTCTGATTCTCCGACACACGCTCCCCTTAGTCCTCACCGGTTCAAACCTCCATGTCTTCCCTTTGTTCACG ttgttgtttctGAGAATACTCGGGATCGTGCTACCAATCTATATCGTCACCAAAGCAGTCGCCACCTGTCGCCGCCATTCTCAGACCTTAGAAACCTCTGACTCTGAAGATTCATCTGATGAAGAAGTAGAGTTATGGCGCTTCCCTCAAACGCAATCTTACATTGTAGGAGTGCCATGA